A segment of the Brienomyrus brachyistius isolate T26 chromosome 4, BBRACH_0.4, whole genome shotgun sequence genome:
TAACACTGAATCaggaaacacatttttttttcatatgtcccaaaatgcatacttGAGATTCTCCGAGTAGAAAAATCCAAGAAGTTTTCAAGCAGCATTTCAAATAAATCCAAGCAAATGCAGCTTTTTACATTTTCACAGAGGCGCAGGTTTCCTACATAAACGGCCAACAAATGCAAAGTAAattaaacagaaatgaaaaatgctGTACATCTGCTACACTAAGTTTAAGATAGGCAGAAGCTGTTACTCTGTACAGTGCTGACCTGTGTCTCTGTGGCTCCCTCTGCTGTCTGCCCAGTGTAGTACACGTCATGTGTCAGCAGGGACAGGAGGAGCGGGAGGCAGGTCAGCTGTCGAGATGGGGGTTCGGCACAGTGGAAACCCTggtaaaacacagcagcaaaAAATTGCAGCAAAAGTTAGCGTGCCTTCTGGGAGTTTCTGCTGTCCTGTTTGATGTTCTCATGTGAAGCAAACTCCACTAAATTTAAGTGACACGACTACATTTGAAATTccaccccaggtgtgtgtggggttcaCCCATGATAAATTTTTCTGAACAAAAATACTGCAGAATACCACAAATATTACTGTAATTCTGCCCAAGCCTATACTACACACTCCCTCGCCTATCCAAAAACATCCTTATTAAAAGCCCAACTTTAATTAAATTCACTCAGAATAATTTTGCCCACAATAAATTTCGTTCACGAGGTACTGGACTGCTACCGATAAAATCTGTTGAGAGGGGGGAatttgtgatttaaaaaaaaaaaaaaaaatatatatatatatatatatatatatatatatatatatatatataaaaactttACTTTTGAATATTCAGAACATTAAATCGTGGGCCACAATTCAAAAACCACTGATTTGTACAGCGATCGTGGAAAATTAGCAAAAAGTTTCACAGAATACCGTGTTGACAGGATGATTGCTGCAGCCTCCCTTTCTGCACTCGGCTGCCACCTAACGCTTCACCCATAGTATCAGCAAAGTTTGGAAAAGATCTGACCCATGTTTTGAGTGACCATGCTAACGACATCAAGTGTCTGAAGCTGCCCTATTCTTAGCTATAACTACAGAGCTCTGCTTATATTCTGGTGTGATTTCTCTCAAAATGAAATCAGGTATAGACCTTCATCCATGTGCTTTTGTGACGCAAtaataagatccatcaaacGCTTTTTGACTTCACATTCACTGTTGCCCCGGTCACCCATCCCTTTGCTATCACTACACAGCGCTACTTCAGTTTTGGTGTTATCAGTCTCAAATTTTGATAAGTTCCAGTTTGTTACGAAGAGAATCTGTCCGGAAAGTTTGAGAAAGATACTGTTTGAGGTAGTACATCAATGCAAAGGTGTCTGCGATTGCAACGGCAGACCAGTCCAAAATCCATATGTACTCCTCATCTTGAGACTAAGCTATAATGTGATGACCGGGGTCAGTAGGATCGCAAAGCGCACCGAGTCAGCCTCACCAGTAGGAGGCAGCGCATCATCTCCCCTTGTCTCTCCTCCCTTTGTGCACAGCTCTCTGCCAGCTGGACAatcacacccatgtgaccaacAGCCAAGATGGCCTCCAGGCCCTCTTTGAGTTCATCGAACACCTTCAGGAACTGCAAAGAAGCAAGATTTGCAAGTGAGCAGGCCtgaattttagatttttttgctCTCAAATGGCAAAAATTTAAGGAAATTCAGGCTTTAAAAGGGAGTGAATAACCACACAGCCATCACACTGTCACCGCTCTCCTGAGGAAAGATACGACAACATACCAGTTTGTAACTGGCAGCAGTGGCTATCAGTCTCTGCACTGGAAAGTTGGCAATCGGGTGCAGTGCCAAGTCGACCAGCTGGCCCTGGAGGTGATCTTCATACAGGCTGCGGAGCACGGCCTTGTGCGACAGCAGGAGCACCGTCTCGAGGAGCCGGCTGGAGGCCTGGTCTTTCAGGAACACCAGGAGCGGACTGGGATGGAGAGCAGCGTGAATCAGTCACCATTAGATCACGGTCTAGTTTTGtaaatcagtggttctcaactggTTTAGCCTGAGGACCCACTTTATTCTGCAATCATTAAGTCAGAACCTTaagtttttatttacttttgtttgtttgttttttatttgtttcaccAAAAATGCAGGGGCTGTGCTGACAGCAGGACAAAGAAACCTTTTCCTGGACGGCACAGTGAtactgtggcctcacacctcggggacccgggttcgaggctctgtgtgtggggttACTGAGGTTCACTGGAGTCACCAAATTGcccagtggtgtgtgagtgaatgatgtgagaCACTCCAGACCAGCCCACCTCCCTGAATAAGACAAGCGGCTACAGAACATGGATGAATAGGTGAACATTGCCCATAATTTGTGACCACAAAAGTCTgagattgaaaaaaaaattagatttttttttttttttgcaatcacaACATCTGTGACCCAATAAAAACCATCTCATGATCCATCAGTTGAAAACCACTGTTGTACATCACCCAACTTCAGAAACTCAAGTTCAGAAAATGACCAACTTAATCATTTTAAACGAGAGACCAGCCTCCAGAAACAGACCGTTTAGCTGGACACACGTTTAGcggcatcatcatcatcatcatcataccaCGTTTTGAATAATCGTCAACATCACAGCACAAACTTAGCTGACATTACCTGACTCCAGGAGCTGAGTTGAGGGATGCCAAGTatcccacaatgcctttcaggAGGCTCTTACACAGCTTGGGCCTTTTCCTGTGACACACTGTGAGCATCGTCTGGAGCATCGCGCTGGCCCCAGCGTCCGATACACAAACTATACAGGGAGCGGAAGGGGAGGAGGGAAAAGtgtgtggtggggtgggggggggggggagggggaccacCCAGGGAGGAAAAAAGAACAGGTTGGGAAGGAGAGGAAGATAACCACATCACTCAAACAACCAATGCCATTCAGGCTGAAGGTGTACAATTCGTATGATTGGTAATACAATCCAGTAGAGGGAGCTGTGGTCTACTTCAATTACCAGTAACAACAAACCGCAATGCACTTAGAGAACGTGGAGTAAGATATCACAGTGCTAGATGTCCTGGACCACACATTACTGAAGATTCTGGACCACAAACTCAAAGACCACAAACTGCGCAAGATCACGGACCGCAAACCGCAAAAGATGGTGGACAACACAGATTTATAATGGTGTATCATGCTGTAGGCCATTCTGCCAGAGGCAGTGCAAACTACTGAGGAACAAGGACGACATCTCTGAAAATGGCGAACGTGCATCGGGGAGGGGGTATATGAGAGAAACAGGAACACTGACCCTGGACATTCTCCATGAGAGCGAGTGACAGGCGTTTCAGGGCACCTGCAAAGGATGGCGGGACCTCGAAATCTGTCAGAGGGGGGTTGACATTTTGACCTTTACCCCCTAGAACAAAAAAACTGGGTTAGAAGAATGGCAGGAGCTCACCTCCACCTGGGGGGGCATTTCTCATGTTGAGGTGCGCGTGCGTATGcacatgcatgtctgtgtgcacatgcatgtctgtgtgcacgTGCACACGTGTGAGGCTGCCTGAGAGTGTGTGGGAGTGAGTATTGGGGCACCTGAGCGCTTGTCCGAGTGGGCGGGGCCGAGGCAGCCCCCCAGCACGTGCGTGAGCGTCCGTGCCACGTGGGATCCGTGCGTGTGCCTCATGAATGCCGTCACCTCTTCGGTCACCGAGTGGCACAAAGATAGGACCTGGGCCTCCAGTATCCCAGAACACCCTGCTTCAACATCATCCTTAGTATCAGATGTCTCTTGTCCCTCTGTACCTGAATGCTCTAGGAGGAGAAAACAGCAGAAAACAATGAGAATATCACAGCAGGCAGTGATGTTTCAGCGTTTTCACTCGTTCACTCCTCCTGACAGCATGATTATTTGTTTCCATACAGATGCGGATTCGAACgtacaatctttcaattacaagtgcgcttccataaccattaagccaccacaaCCATGGCACATAAGGAATCATGAcaggattttcaatttgagtttCTTGGACAATTTTCTGCTCTGCCACCCCTATGACCTTTGACCCGGATCTTAGGAGCGTCTACGTCCTCGTTCCCACCTCTGTTACTAAACGCGTCTCTCACCTGTCCACCTGGGCACCTGGCGCAGGGCGCTCTCCATCACATGACCCCCGCACCGGTCACATGACACGGCCCTGAAGTCCGCCCCAGCCGCTCCTCCAAGCTCAGCCAACACCTCCCCGACCTGAGTGGAAGTAGCCAATGGGAGCAGGCGCTGGAGGGTCACGCTTCCTGTCACGTCGAGGGCCACCAGGGCGGCTCGCCCCTTCACCTCTGACAGCACATTCGCCACAAACAAAGCTGGAGAAAGAAATCCAGGAAGAGAGTCACAGCACTGTGCATGAAAGACCGAAAACCCAACAGCAGCAACTAAATTGTCTATAAGCCTGAATTTGTCTTTTCTCATTCTTAGAAATGTAAAGATGGAAATGGGCACAGtctgcattttcccttccatttTCGTTTTCAGTTTTCCTTTCGTTCCTTATGCTTGTTATCACTGCTTCTTTTCTCACTGTAAAGACCAATTTTTCCTTCAATTCATGCCATTGCGGTTGAGTAACTGCATTGTCACTGTTTGCTGTTTCTTGCCCAGAGCTTCATAGCCTTACCTTTCTCCTCTTCCTCGGCGAATCCTTCGCTCAGCCTCTCGCTCACCCTGCGAAAGTAGCCCACACTCAAGGCGTCCAGATGTTTCTTCACACCTCCTTGACCACCTTCTCGCCCCTTACACCCCTTCCCTCCATCTCTAGGACGCTTCCTCTTCTTTTCGCCCTCCGTCAGTCgcctctgctgctctttccCTTCCATgctttccatcagctgtgttcgGTCGCTATCTTCTTGGCTTCCTCCCTTTTGTCGTGCCTTAcgttcctgtcagctcctcggCATGATGTCCATCCTGCTTCTGAACTCCTTTTCACTGTATTTAAAGGGATTTAGTTCTGAGGATTAAAAAAGTAGTTTCTTAGATAATGAAGATATTTTATTAGCATCAATTCCAATATTTTAAGAAACACAGTCATACATTATAGCAAAAACTAGCTTCTTTGTTTTTATAATCTGTTTGTCTATAACTCGCTTATATTGAGGccttatatttaaaaatatgtagGTCTCTATAAACCGACAACTTGTAGATCTGCGTTCTTACAAGTAATTTACGATTGTGATATACAGAATAAAGTATGAAGGATAAAAGTCTATGTCGAACATACAACGCATCGTGTTTTGTGTTGCTTAGCACACGTTAGTTGTATTATTATAAACATGACATTAAGACAACCttgttatttaaaaattgaAGTATTATGTGAATAACTATACGTTTCGATTACCATCACATGTTTTATATGCACTCCAAATTCAGTGTACATCATATAATGCAGTAACTCATAACAACCATCAAACAGAACTAATTATACAGTTTAATCAAACACACGCGCAAACTGACTCCACACTCACGTTGCTTCTTTTCAGACGCATGACGATGACGAAATCCACGACTGACCGGCGCATAACATAATCGTCACACACTGATTTCGAAGGGTTGTCGATGGTATTGAAAGTCAGTACTTTCCACTTCTGCGCTTtacaatattaaaatattatctcCTCAATTTGGGAATAACAAGTTAATTTGGGGAACACTGCCATGTCAAAATAGTATTAagagtattattattatgagtATTATTTTACTCTTAAATAATGCATTGCATGAACACGCAATAACTCCGATGTCTAGTCAAAGTTTACTACACTAATTTACCATCCTTTTTCTTGTCACAAGGATCAAAGTATAGCACCACCGTATTGACAGCTGTTTTTTTCCTTAGAAAAATTACAATGAAACGtgtgaaaaaaaatgttgtaGCATATGGATTATAATGAAAACGCAAAACAAAAAAGCGACGGGTAATCTTCATATTCTAAGTAAGTGCTACTGCTGACACAGTAGCATTTCTGTAGTAGGAGAACCACTGGTATGCAAAACATTATCCTGTTactattgtttgtttttttgctatTACTGATGTACTTTTCTACCGCAGATGTTTAGAGTTCTGTTTATACATATCCATCATGTAGTTTCCTTCTGGAGGTTTTTCGACTGTAACCAAATGAAAAATGGAGAAAATATGAATAATACGATACTCTATTGATTACAGTTACAATCTTATAAGGGTGAATTGACTTATGtgaataattttacatttttgtatatattccCTCATTAAGCAAAATTGTACATACATTAAGTTGGTGGGCACTACAGATGAACACAGTTATAAAGGAGGGGTGACCTCACCTTCACCCTGTGTTCTGTAATTGACACAGCCTGCGGTGGGAGAAAAGGAAGGAAACTGTAGGGGACTCCACCCAACAGGCATGATG
Coding sequences within it:
- the LOC125740459 gene encoding nucleolar protein 9 isoform X1, giving the protein MESMEGKEQQRRLTEGEKKRKRPRDGGKGCKGREGGQGGVKKHLDALSVGYFRRVSERLSEGFAEEEEKALFVANVLSEVKGRAALVALDVTGSVTLQRLLPLATSTQVGEVLAELGGAAGADFRAVSCDRCGGHVMESALRQVPRWTEHSGTEGQETSDTKDDVEAGCSGILEAQVLSLCHSVTEEVTAFMRHTHGSHVARTLTHVLGGCLGPAHSDKRSGGKGQNVNPPLTDFEVPPSFAGALKRLSLALMENVQVCVSDAGASAMLQTMLTVCHRKRPKLCKSLLKGIVGYLASLNSAPGVSPLLVFLKDQASSRLLETVLLLSHKAVLRSLYEDHLQGQLVDLALHPIANFPVQRLIATAASYKLFLKVFDELKEGLEAILAVGHMGVIVQLAESCAQREERQGEMMRCLLLGFHCAEPPSRQLTCLPLLLSLLTHDVYYTGQTAEGATETQRPLSGICYHGSRLVQALLKFKDHSLLLNSLRALTPSDLVTLGTDQSGSHVLQAIMTSASDKGRGKILRRLEGEFVKLSCSRYGSRVLEAVWNSATVSQRQDIAKELGSSESVLRSDQFARHVWAKFALTHFVKRRAQWQEIQTDQRKKRKMFSDILQ
- the LOC125740459 gene encoding nucleolar protein 9 isoform X2 — its product is MESMEGKEQQRRLTEGEKKRKRPRDGGKGCKGREGGQGGVKKHLDALSVGYFRRVSERLSEGFAEEEEKALFVANVLSEVKGRAALVALDVTGSVTLQRLLPLATSTQVGEVLAELGGAAGADFRAVSCDRCGGHVMESALRQVPRWTEHSGTEGQETSDTKDDVEAGCSGILEAQVLSLCHSVTEEVTAFMRHTHGSHVARTLTHVLGGCLGPAHSDKRSGGKGQNVNPPLTDFEVPPSFAGALKRLSLALMENVQVCVSDAGASAMLQTMLTVCHRKRPKLCKSLLKGIVGYLASLNSAPGVSPLLVFLKDQASSRLLETVLLLSHKAVLRSLYEDHLQGQLVDLALHPIANFPVQRLIATAASYKLFLKVFDELKEGLEAILAVGHMGVIVQLAESCAQREERQGEMMRCLLLGFHCAEPPSRQLTCLPLLLSLLTHDVYYTGQTAEGATETQRPLSGICYHGSRLVQALLKFKDHSLLLNSLRALTPSDLVTLGTDQSGSHVLQAIMTSASDKGRGKILRRLEGEFVKLSCSRYGSRVLEAVWNSATVSQRQDIAKELGKTVYPVTGH